From the Cryptomeria japonica chromosome 2, Sugi_1.0, whole genome shotgun sequence genome, one window contains:
- the LOC131054107 gene encoding berberine bridge enzyme-like D-1, with product MAFWSYMRMFSLFALLWVVNLGGRDAVVAYSSQNATALAFTSCLSGNGIENVTFKSSSSSSNYYSLLEFSLQNLRYAEESVPKPYALIVPESRDQLHKSVQCSIQHGWQIVMLSGGHSYEGLSSTSQAPNFVIIDVMKLERVEVNMKSKTAWVESGATLGQLYSAIANKTSLYGFPAGVCPTVGVGGTLSGGGLGLLARKYGVSADHVIDALLVDANGILVDRKGMGEDVTGNDNVTELVERWQSVEPFAPEDLYIRVFVFGGSPVSLTFNGMYLGSLPQLLKLVNEIFPEMGLVAADCNETDWIGSVISTAVANGYSADLLNRYLATKRYFKNKSDYVKSAISSSGLQGAWKIMEQKPDSQMILAPFGGVMNRIPSTRIPFPHRAGYLYEIQYVLNWDDASEDAESVAWMRKLYEYMTHYVSKSPRGAYVNYIDLDLGHASANGTSTVQQAKSWGEKYFGVNFFRLVHVKTKFDPNNIFKNAQSIPPLSHT from the exons ATGGCTTTCTGGAGTTATATGAGAATGTTTAGCTTGTTTGCATTGTTGTGGGTTGTAAATTTGGGAGGCCGAGATGCGGTTGTGGCATACTCATCACAAAATGCAACTGCACTAGCGTTCACTTCATGTCTGAGTGGAAATGGTATCGAAAACGTGACGTTCAAAAGCTCTTCTTCATCAAGCAACTACTACTCGCTCCTCGAATTCTCTCTGCAGAATCTGCGCTATGCGGAAGAAAGCGTGCCGAAGCCATACGCTTTGATTGTCCCGGAGAGCAGAGACCAACTGCACAAGTCAGTGCAGTGCTCCATACAACACGGCTGGCAGATAGTGATGCTCAGTGGAGGGCACAGCTATGAGGGTCTTTCCTCCACTTCTCAGGCTCCCAATTTCGTCATCATCGATGTAATGAAATTGGAAAGAGTTGAGGTGAATATGAAATCCAAGACGGCTTGGGTGGAGTCCGGTGCAACTTTAGGCCAACTCTACTCCGCCATTGCAAACAAGACTTCGCTCTACGGTTTCCCTGCGGGAGTCTGCCCGACAGTAGGCGTGGGCGGGACTTTGAGTGGAGGTGGGCTTGGGTTACTCGCAAGGAAATATGGCGTCTCGGCAGACCACGTTATAGATGCCCTGCTTGTGGACGCCAATGGCATATTGGTGGACAGAAAGGGGATGGGAGAAGATGT GACGGGAAACGATAACGTGACAGAGCTTGTAGAACGATGGCAATCTGTTGAACCGTTTGCCCCCGAGGATCTCTATATCCGTGTCTTTGTGTTCGGAGGCAGTCCTGTTAGCCTTACCTTCAATGGAATGTATTTGGGTTCTCTACCACAACTCCTCAAACTTGTGAATGAGATCTTTCCTGAGATGGGTCTGGTCGCCGCCGATTGTAACGAGACAGACTGGATCGGCTCGGTCATCTCGACTGCTGTGGCCAACGGATATTCTGCCGACCTCCTCAACAGATATCTTGCCACCAAAAGGTACTTCAAGAATAAGTCCGATTATGTGAAGAGCGCCATCTCTTCATCAGGCCTACAGGGAGCATGGAAGATTATGGAACAGAAGCCCGACAGCCAAATGATATTGGCTCCCTTTGGAGGCGTAATGAATAGGATACCATCTACTCGGATTCCCTTCCCCCATCGAGCAGGGTATTTATATGAAATTCAGTACGTACTCAACTGGGACGACGCTTCCGAAGATGCAGAGTCTGTGGCTTGGATGCGAAAGTTGTACGAATACATGACTCATTATGTTTCAAAATCTCCCAGAGGTGCTTACGTCAACTACATAGACCTTGACTTGGGCCATGCATCTGCTAATGGAACCTCCACCGTACAACAAGCAAAGTCGTGGGGCGAAAAGTATTTTGGTGTGAATTTCTTCAGGCTGGTGCATGTCAAGACTAAATTCGATCCCAACAATATTTTCAAGAATGCTCAGAGCATTCCCCCACTCAGTCACACTTGA